Proteins found in one Aquibium microcysteis genomic segment:
- a CDS encoding lipid kinase — protein MQDRTDAPKRRALLLFNPGARRAGEGFGAVMPRLVQGGLAVTVEPFAALPEIARDIVRLRETADLIVLCGGDGTIASGAMAVMESGLPLGIIPMGTANDLARTLDIPLDLEQAAEVIVAGATRRIDVGSVNGHAFFNVASIGLSADLARKLDAGLKKRWGRLGYAVAALKVLSRARRFEATITEKEDETQVSTYQIAVGNGRHYGGGNVVEEKASIDDGHLDLYSLEVSNVWKLAAMMRSFRAGRQGLWSEVRTAKCVRFDVVTKRPMPVNTDGEIVTATPARFMVHPGAVEVFVPKA, from the coding sequence ATGCAAGACCGAACCGACGCTCCCAAGCGACGCGCACTGCTGCTGTTCAACCCCGGCGCCCGACGCGCGGGAGAAGGATTCGGCGCGGTGATGCCACGGCTGGTGCAGGGCGGGCTCGCGGTGACCGTGGAGCCGTTCGCGGCGCTGCCGGAGATCGCGCGCGACATCGTGCGGCTGCGCGAGACCGCCGACCTGATCGTCCTGTGCGGCGGCGACGGGACGATCGCGTCCGGCGCCATGGCCGTGATGGAAAGCGGCCTGCCGCTCGGCATCATTCCCATGGGCACCGCCAACGACCTCGCCCGCACACTCGACATCCCCCTGGACCTGGAGCAGGCGGCGGAGGTGATCGTGGCTGGCGCGACGCGGCGCATCGACGTCGGCTCGGTCAACGGCCACGCCTTCTTCAACGTCGCGAGCATCGGTCTCTCCGCGGACCTGGCGCGCAAGCTCGACGCCGGGCTGAAGAAGCGCTGGGGCCGGCTCGGCTATGCGGTCGCGGCGCTGAAGGTGCTGTCGCGGGCGCGGCGGTTCGAGGCGACCATCACCGAGAAGGAGGACGAGACGCAGGTCTCCACCTACCAGATCGCTGTCGGCAACGGCCGCCATTACGGCGGCGGCAACGTGGTGGAGGAGAAGGCGTCGATCGACGACGGCCATCTCGACCTCTACAGCCTGGAGGTCTCGAACGTCTGGAAGCTGGCGGCGATGATGCGCTCCTTCCGGGCCGGACGGCAGGGCCTCTGGAGCGAGGTGCGGACGGCCAAGTGCGTGCGCTTCGATGTCGTGACGAAGCGGCCGATGCCGGTGAACACCGACGGCGAGATCGTCACCGCGACGCCGGCGCGCTTCATGGTGCATCCGGGCGCGGTGGAGGTGTTCGTTCCGAAAGCCTGA
- the rfbC gene encoding dTDP-4-dehydrorhamnose 3,5-epimerase: MQPEGPAGLLVLEPRRFVDERGYFEEVWNRDGFRRAGIDVDFVQDNCSMSAAAGTLRGLHFQTPPHAQDKLVRCVLGAIFDVAVDIRRGSPTYGRWTGVELTQDNGRQIFVPKGFLHGFVTLVPNTLVHYKCSDGYAPECDRGVRWDSLDISWPLETAPILSVKDAGAPSFADFDSPFVFGEKA; encoded by the coding sequence ATGCAACCTGAGGGACCCGCGGGACTCCTCGTCCTGGAGCCGCGCCGTTTCGTCGACGAGCGCGGCTACTTCGAGGAGGTCTGGAACCGGGACGGCTTTCGCAGAGCCGGCATCGACGTCGATTTCGTCCAGGACAACTGCTCCATGTCGGCCGCGGCCGGCACGCTGCGCGGCCTTCATTTCCAGACACCGCCGCATGCGCAGGACAAGCTGGTGCGCTGCGTGCTGGGCGCGATCTTCGACGTGGCGGTGGACATCCGCCGCGGTTCGCCGACCTATGGCCGCTGGACGGGCGTCGAGCTGACGCAGGACAACGGACGCCAGATCTTCGTTCCGAAAGGCTTCCTGCACGGCTTCGTCACGCTGGTGCCCAACACCCTCGTGCATTACAAGTGCTCGGATGGCTATGCGCCGGAGTGCGACCGGGGGGTGCGCTGGGACAGCCTCGACATTTCGTGGCCGCTCGAGACCGCTCCCATCCTGTCGGTCAAGGATGCCGGGGCGCCGTCCTTTGCGGATTTCGACAGTCCCTTCGTGTTCGGCGAAAAGGCATGA
- the rfbD gene encoding dTDP-4-dehydrorhamnose reductase, with translation MKLLVFGRTGQVARELAGRCPPGMKATFLGREQADLSVPEGCAAAVRAARPDAVVNAAAWTAVDAAEADEALATLVNGTAPGAMARACAELGIPLLHLSTDYVFDGSGTRPFGPDDQTNPLNAYGRSKLAGEDAIRASGARHLVLRTSWVVSAHGTNFVRTMLRLGRERETVKVVADQIGGPTPAAAIAEALLSAARDMAAGAEGGTHHFAGAPDTSWAGFARAIMAAAGLSCRVEDIPTSAYPTAARRPLNSRLDCARFEKDFGVAQPDWRKSLAEIVATIRDAG, from the coding sequence ATGAAGCTGCTCGTCTTCGGCAGGACGGGACAGGTCGCACGCGAACTGGCGGGGCGCTGTCCGCCCGGCATGAAGGCGACCTTCCTCGGCCGGGAACAGGCCGACCTGTCGGTGCCGGAAGGCTGCGCCGCCGCGGTCCGGGCCGCGAGGCCGGACGCGGTGGTCAACGCCGCCGCCTGGACGGCCGTCGACGCGGCGGAGGCGGACGAAGCGCTGGCGACGCTGGTGAACGGCACGGCGCCGGGCGCGATGGCTCGGGCCTGCGCCGAACTCGGCATCCCGCTGCTTCACCTTTCCACCGACTATGTCTTCGACGGCTCCGGCACCCGTCCGTTCGGGCCGGACGACCAGACCAATCCGCTGAACGCCTACGGCCGCTCGAAGCTTGCCGGCGAGGACGCGATCCGCGCCAGCGGGGCGCGGCACCTCGTCCTGCGCACGAGCTGGGTGGTGTCGGCGCACGGAACCAACTTCGTCCGGACGATGCTGCGGCTGGGGCGGGAGCGCGAGACGGTGAAGGTCGTCGCCGACCAGATCGGCGGACCGACGCCGGCCGCCGCGATCGCGGAGGCGCTGCTGTCGGCGGCGCGCGACATGGCGGCGGGCGCGGAAGGCGGCACGCACCATTTCGCAGGAGCACCCGACACGAGCTGGGCCGGCTTCGCCCGCGCGATCATGGCCGCGGCGGGCCTGTCCTGCCGCGTGGAGGACATCCCGACGAGCGCGTATCCGACCGCGGCGCGGCGGCCGCTGAACTCGCGGCTCGACTGCGCGCGCTTCGAGAAGGACTTCGGCGTGGCGCAACCGGACTGGCGGAAGAGCCTGGCGGAGATCGTCGCGACCATCAGGGACGCAGGATGA
- a CDS encoding UDP-glucuronic acid decarboxylase family protein produces the protein MIPSRGYHERILVTGGAGFLGSHLCERLLDRGAEVVSVDNYFTGSRTNIGHLLANPRFEALRHDITFPIHLEVDRIYNLACPASPVHYQHDPVQTTKTSVHGAINVLGLAKRLQAPILQASTSEVYGDPTVHPQTEDYWGNVNPIGLRACYDEGKRCAETLFFDYHRQHAVPIKVVRIFNTYGPRMHPNDGRVVSNFIMQALKGEPLTIYGEGQQTRSFCYVDDLIDGMIRFMEAGPEHTGPINLGNPVEITILELAEKVLQLTGSSSVLERRPLPSDDPKQRRPDIGRAKAVIGWEPKVSFDDGLERTIHSFRSRYFS, from the coding sequence ATGATTCCAAGCCGCGGCTATCACGAGCGTATCCTCGTCACGGGGGGCGCCGGCTTCCTCGGGTCGCACCTGTGCGAACGGCTGCTCGACCGCGGCGCGGAGGTCGTCAGCGTCGACAACTACTTCACGGGGTCGCGGACGAACATCGGCCACCTGCTCGCCAATCCGCGCTTCGAGGCGCTGCGGCACGACATCACCTTCCCGATCCATCTGGAGGTCGACCGGATCTACAATCTGGCCTGTCCGGCCTCGCCGGTGCACTACCAGCACGATCCGGTCCAGACGACGAAGACCTCCGTGCACGGGGCCATCAACGTGCTGGGGCTCGCCAAGCGGCTGCAGGCACCGATCCTCCAGGCGTCGACCAGCGAGGTCTATGGCGATCCGACCGTGCATCCCCAGACCGAGGACTATTGGGGCAACGTCAATCCGATCGGCCTCAGGGCCTGCTACGACGAGGGCAAGCGCTGCGCCGAGACGCTGTTCTTCGACTATCACCGCCAGCATGCGGTTCCGATCAAGGTGGTGCGCATCTTCAACACCTACGGGCCGCGGATGCACCCGAATGACGGGCGCGTGGTCTCGAACTTCATCATGCAGGCGCTGAAGGGCGAGCCGCTGACGATCTATGGCGAGGGACAGCAGACGCGGTCGTTCTGCTATGTCGACGACCTGATCGACGGCATGATCCGCTTCATGGAGGCGGGGCCGGAGCATACCGGGCCGATCAACCTCGGCAATCCGGTCGAGATCACGATCCTCGAACTCGCGGAGAAGGTGCTTCAGCTGACCGGCTCCTCGTCGGTCCTCGAACGGCGGCCGCTCCCGTCCGACGACCCGAAGCAACGGCGCCCCGACATCGGCCGCGCCAAGGCGGTGATCGGCTGGGAGCCGAAGGTCTCGTTCGACGACGGGCTGGAGCGGACCATCCACTCCTTCAGGTCGCGGTACTTCTCGTAG
- a CDS encoding ribonuclease D: MTIRFHKQDLPDLSNYAVDAIAIDTETLGLKPHRDRLCVVQISPGDGSADVIQIERGQTGAPNLERLLRDPGITKIFHFGRFDLAVLFHNLGVMPQPVFCTKIASRLTRTYTDRHGLKDVCQEFLGVSLSKQQQSSDWAAEILSPEQLEYAASDVLYLHRLREALTARLVRDGRAAEAAACFEFLPTRAKLDLMGWDEEDIFAHS; the protein is encoded by the coding sequence ATGACCATCCGCTTCCACAAGCAAGACCTGCCGGATCTCTCCAACTACGCGGTCGACGCGATCGCCATCGACACCGAGACCCTCGGACTGAAGCCGCACCGAGACCGGTTGTGCGTGGTGCAGATCTCACCGGGCGACGGCTCTGCCGACGTCATCCAGATCGAGCGCGGCCAGACCGGGGCGCCGAACCTCGAAAGGCTGCTGCGCGATCCCGGGATCACCAAGATCTTCCATTTCGGCCGCTTCGACCTCGCCGTGCTGTTCCACAATCTCGGCGTCATGCCGCAGCCGGTGTTCTGCACCAAGATCGCGTCGCGCCTGACGCGCACCTATACCGACCGGCACGGGCTGAAGGACGTCTGCCAGGAGTTCCTCGGCGTGTCGCTGTCGAAGCAGCAGCAGTCGTCCGACTGGGCGGCGGAGATCCTGTCGCCGGAGCAGCTGGAATATGCCGCTTCGGACGTGCTCTACCTGCACCGGCTGCGGGAGGCGCTGACGGCACGGCTCGTGCGCGACGGCCGGGCGGCGGAGGCGGCGGCCTGCTTCGAGTTTCTGCCGACACGGGCCAAGCTCGACCTGATGGGATGGGACGAGGAAGACATCTTCGCGCATTCCTGA
- a CDS encoding dipeptidase, with protein MAIPSSVLSTLDDGLPGSLERLFELLRIPSISTDPAYAGDCRRAAEWLVQDLASIGFTSGVRETAGHPMVVAHHAGASAGAPHVLFYGHYDVQPVDPLALWEDDPFAPAVKTGASGRRIITGRGAADDKGQLMTFVEACRAWKAATGSLPCAVTILFEGEEESGSPSLKPFLDANAEELKADFALVCDTGMWDHDTPAISTGLRGLVGEEIVVKAASRDLHSGLYGGAAANPIHILSKILADLHDADGRVTLPGFYDGVDETPAEILAVWETLGRGADTFLADIGLSIPSGEKGRSVLELTWARPTAEVNGITGGYTGKGFKTVIAAEASAKVSFRLVHRQEPEAIRAAFRAFVQERIPADCSVEFHKHGGSPAIQLPYDSPLLAKARQALSDEWPNETVMIAMGGSIPIVGDFQSMLGMDSLLVGFGLPDDRVHSPNEKYELSSFQKGQRSWARILGALAA; from the coding sequence ATGGCCATCCCGTCTTCCGTCCTCTCCACCCTCGACGACGGGCTGCCCGGCAGTCTCGAGCGCCTGTTCGAACTCCTGCGCATCCCGTCGATCTCGACGGACCCGGCCTATGCCGGCGACTGCCGCCGCGCGGCCGAATGGCTGGTCCAGGATCTCGCCTCGATCGGCTTCACCTCAGGCGTCCGCGAGACCGCCGGCCATCCGATGGTGGTGGCGCATCACGCGGGTGCCTCGGCCGGCGCGCCGCACGTGCTCTTCTACGGGCATTACGACGTGCAGCCGGTCGACCCGCTGGCCCTGTGGGAGGACGATCCCTTCGCGCCCGCGGTGAAGACGGGCGCGTCCGGCCGCAGGATCATCACCGGCCGCGGCGCGGCGGACGACAAGGGCCAGCTCATGACCTTCGTCGAGGCCTGCCGCGCCTGGAAGGCGGCGACGGGCTCGCTGCCCTGCGCCGTGACCATCCTGTTCGAAGGCGAGGAGGAATCGGGCTCGCCCTCGCTGAAGCCGTTCCTGGACGCCAATGCCGAGGAGCTGAAGGCTGATTTCGCACTGGTCTGCGACACCGGCATGTGGGACCACGATACGCCCGCGATCTCGACCGGCCTGCGCGGCCTCGTGGGCGAGGAGATCGTGGTGAAGGCGGCGAGCCGCGACCTGCATTCGGGCCTCTATGGCGGCGCTGCGGCCAATCCGATCCACATCCTGTCGAAGATCCTGGCCGACCTGCACGACGCGGACGGCCGCGTGACGCTGCCCGGCTTCTATGACGGGGTGGACGAGACGCCCGCCGAGATCCTTGCGGTGTGGGAGACGCTCGGGCGCGGCGCCGACACGTTCCTGGCCGACATCGGCCTGTCGATTCCCTCCGGCGAGAAGGGCCGCTCGGTGCTCGAACTGACCTGGGCGCGGCCGACGGCCGAAGTCAACGGCATCACCGGCGGCTACACGGGCAAGGGCTTCAAGACGGTGATCGCCGCGGAGGCCTCGGCGAAGGTCTCGTTCCGGCTGGTGCACCGGCAGGAGCCGGAGGCGATCCGCGCGGCGTTCCGCGCCTTCGTGCAGGAGCGCATCCCGGCCGACTGCTCGGTCGAGTTCCACAAGCATGGCGGCTCGCCGGCGATCCAGCTGCCCTATGATTCGCCGCTCCTGGCCAAGGCCAGGCAGGCGCTGTCCGACGAGTGGCCGAACGAGACGGTGATGATCGCCATGGGCGGCTCGATCCCGATCGTCGGCGACTTCCAGTCGATGCTGGGCATGGACTCGCTGCTGGTCGGCTTCGGCCTGCCCGACGACCGCGTCCATTCGCCGAACGAGAAATACGAACTGTCGTCCTTCCAGAAGGGCCAGCGGTCGTGGGCGCGCATCCTCGGCGCGCTGGCGGCCTGA